From one Aggregicoccus sp. 17bor-14 genomic stretch:
- a CDS encoding YaiI/YqxD family protein: MRIWVDADACPGAVRDIVLRAAERLRVPAVFVANKRLSLPRSDVVSSVQVGAGLDVADQHIAASAQAGDLAITQDIPLAALLVPRGVVVMDPRGELFTPENVEERLSLRNFMQELREGGVMTGGPAGFGAQDKQQFAATFDRELSRLLRAAR; this comes from the coding sequence ATGCGAATCTGGGTGGATGCGGATGCGTGCCCCGGCGCCGTGCGGGACATCGTGCTGCGGGCGGCCGAGCGGCTGCGGGTGCCCGCGGTCTTCGTGGCCAACAAGCGCCTCTCCCTGCCGCGCTCGGACGTCGTGTCCAGCGTGCAGGTGGGCGCGGGGCTGGACGTGGCGGACCAGCACATCGCGGCGAGCGCGCAGGCGGGAGACCTCGCCATCACCCAGGACATCCCGCTCGCGGCGCTGCTGGTGCCGCGCGGCGTGGTGGTGATGGACCCGCGCGGCGAGCTCTTCACCCCGGAGAACGTGGAGGAGCGGCTCTCCCTGCGCAACTTCATGCAGGAGCTGCGCGAGGGCGGGGTGATGACGGGCGGCCCCGCGGGCTTCGGCGCACAGGACAAGCAGCAGTTCGCGGCTACCTTCGACCGCGAGCTCAGCCGGCTGCTGCGCGCGGCCCGCTAG